TTTCTCCATCGCTCCTTTAGGCAGGAATCACCTGAATCACCAGCGCCCGCTTATCCAGGGTCTGAATTTTACCGACTTGACTGAGGTCATTGGCAATCCGATCTAGCATCTCCGCAGCCCGATCGCGATATTGATGTTCCCGACCCCGTAATCGAATCAGAAACTTCACCGAATCACCCTTGGTCAGCCACTGAACAGCTTTATCAATACTGAGCTGATAATCAGATACCCCAATATTGGGACGGAGCCTCACTTCTTTCACCGTTGGTCTAGCGCTCTGACTCTGGCGTTTCTTCTGTTGATACTGAAGTTTGCCATAATTCAGAATCTTCGCTACTGGCGCGTCTGCACCTTGGGAGACAACTACCAGGTCAAGTTCCACACTCTCAGCTAACTGGAGAGCGTCGTAGGTATCAGTCAGACCAAGCTTGTTATTTTCATGGTCAATTAAAAAGACCTGAGGAGACTTGATTTGACGGTTAATTAGTTGTTTTTGGGCTACGATGATGTTTTCCTCTTAGTGGGTCAATATTTTACTATGTAAGTGCTATTAAGCTAGCATAGCACTTTCTCTCTGTGTAGCCTCCAGTGGTAGGCTAGGTGCCGCTGCTCCAGAGGAGTGAGTTCGACCACTGGCGATCGCACCCACGGTCTTGACAGCATCACAGCGCTTTTGATCAATGGTAGCTATGGTCAACTCTACCCCAGAGAGACAAGGTGAATGTCAGCCAAAAGCTGCCCTGATCGTTGGTGCCAGCCAGGGAATTGGCTTGGAGTTTGTGCGTCAGTTGCTAAAAATTGAACAGGTGGAGCGGCTCTACACCACCTATCGCAATTCTGGCTCAGAACTGTTGCAGATTTCCGATCCACGTTTACGCTGCCTGCCTATGGAGATTACCGATGAATCCCAGATTGCGGCGGTTGTGCAAGCAATCCAGGCAGAGACTCCAGTACTCCACACCGTGATCAACTGCGTGGGGGTGTTGCATGAGGGAAGCCTGCAGCCGGAAAAAAGTCTGCGCCACCTTAAAGCCGAACAACTACTGCGTTATTTTCAGATAAATAGTATTGGTGCTGTGCTATTGGCAAAGCAGGTGCAGCCTTTGTTAAAGCACAGTGAACGTGCCATCCTGGCAACCATTTCCGCCAAAATTGGCAGCATTGGAGATAACCATCTGGGGGGATGGTATGGTTACCGCGCCTCCAAAGCTGCGTTGAATATGTTCATGCGCACGACTGCGATTGAATATCAGC
This window of the Neosynechococcus sphagnicola sy1 genome carries:
- a CDS encoding SDR family NAD(P)-dependent oxidoreductase, whose translation is MVNSTPERQGECQPKAALIVGASQGIGLEFVRQLLKIEQVERLYTTYRNSGSELLQISDPRLRCLPMEITDESQIAAVVQAIQAETPVLHTVINCVGVLHEGSLQPEKSLRHLKAEQLLRYFQINSIGAVLLAKQVQPLLKHSERAILATISAKIGSIGDNHLGGWYGYRASKAALNMFMRTTAIEYQRLCPRTIVVTLHPGTTDTQLSRPFKRQVKPEQLFSVERTVKQLLEVLDRLQERDSGEFFSWDGNRLPW
- the infC gene encoding translation initiation factor IF-3 yields the protein MIVAQKQLINRQIKSPQVFLIDHENNKLGLTDTYDALQLAESVELDLVVVSQGADAPVAKILNYGKLQYQQKKRQSQSARPTVKEVRLRPNIGVSDYQLSIDKAVQWLTKGDSVKFLIRLRGREHQYRDRAAEMLDRIANDLSQVGKIQTLDKRALVIQVIPA